The following coding sequences lie in one Natronorubrum tibetense GA33 genomic window:
- a CDS encoding PGF-pre-PGF domain-containing protein, which produces MFVTGGGNFIDYGSPDDTATFIINSEGPTIENPSPGDGSIVDDPEQSFTVDLADKGTTVDEDSIDVSVTDADGSVLTNAGLDDGAVTYSDETLTIDPPESYSDGPVTVTIDAADETGEDAEQFTSTFEVNRNPGLETVDVAADQTVEQGSPLEIDLENAVSIVGSPFTGEADVTFGVDALDGQDESVTLEGVSFDENGAATSLEVLADGATTALSAQTESVAVSTELTDDTDSIEVTVEAVPDRITGTVLEPDAIDPGESVAIEAQVLDTAGDGIDGVAVTLETDGGGTFDEETVTSSENGVITGAYTAAIQDADGEVTVTLDADGAIADDGSVAVNPVSVEFALDESALNADGTIDAVSGGEANTVELTATLTSENPINGVPVSFSLDGVDGQLLNTASETDEHGEATVSYEVGDGDWETDVEVGVEVDADSTLSASQLIEVSEPELSIEFTAETESINPTGENELTATVTFEAPFSADNPQEGVAVGFSTDNEATLSDVDGSTDEHGTASTTYSPAEDDFGEDVTVTANLPDSSGQPEDQAVFAVDNNVVIDTTVDLAVDAPGGVAITVELQDEAGNTVTTTEAETVNGDGEVSVIFGEDIVLDPGEYAIEVTDVDGGYESGVVEHLDDADGDETVVLALEADDVTIAVDGELELDAPEDGFALSVDVAVPGSSDGSAILELGRGVKQFEKTLTDIGAIDFGDQYTVTVDAVGYDAASTTVYVPPGETDSVDVGQLDAQDGAIEAEARLNIKAPTDAFEVTYELVGEDISETVPVDEGETAVDPVVFDDLDPSSEYEIDVSAAGYDGASLPAIAFDPGQTTSVESDLLELTAQDGTVLLDAELDTDAPSGGINVTYDVGGDSVTVEFAEGETTRSQPVLFEPVEPMNADEVFSVSVSADGYESTVVETYVAPGETVTLDGDDLLLEAESATLTAEADLNVTVPDAVLEFELRDSSETVLEMEQVSVHDGDSDVVIEFDPVDALGFDDEYTVAISADEYETDGVEATAEAVPGGVETVTFEDPLKPVNSTVTVDATLEAAPGEETDIEFVLRNAETDTELASTIESAGAATTDLETVAFDLDFTDDDVGVENDYEVVVSAVGGNENYEPTDVQFGELRPNEHELADDVVLTAAAATVDARATLNAEPGEETTVTFSLVDTVDGLVVDESETTVGGDEIETDEVTLTAAFSDTDVETGSYEVMAVATGGNQAYGADTIAVDQVLAPGAERTVETLSLVPEPATVEVDAGLVVPPGEETIVEFELLDATGEVVDQNNTVVDAEANGTALVMVAADFDAGAQTGTYTVNVDAVDGNTEFDAAEIDVGTLVVGAEVDATETVELDGVGSIVGSVSLADGTAAVFDDDDEALVEITATTDAHNESILTTVAVDQSDATYELEDVPFAHYNLSALVVETDTGETTDFDIDVLGGDEVTVAGEATDGLNFEAAGNGTVEGTITFDERTEGALDTLEQDDGITFTVALEGEHGVSETQSVTISGGTAAGDVEFEGVPFDEYAVAVDVTETDLGLADDFDLTFADGNTVTLDASTARFSDVEAGATGTVDVQAGITAGIGDVLADGERIELTFTFEDKLEERRTTTIDVGMDDLDSEPANDTIELPYGTVNTTAVVTATDVGTVDDFDVDTNEIEFVGDRTVLDRGTETTSALISGEGAFTGSVTVDTGTAAVLDDGELTLEIEAKSETEGERNATELTLNSTATDGVAYEFEELPFAPYTVSIDVLETAVGEPSDFDISSEVVSVISAEQTAAGFDIVGEGTVTGELFFDNETASQFEDDEELEVWISAENESEYITSHTIDGNVTEQDPSEYTLAAPFGSQNVSAAINGTDVGSSNDFVVVVDDGPTAITLNDSTVSGPVFVIEPRPAPSLSTGPTSSISGDVTGFVRTGDDLSATVTHSEHGDGSQSSIDIVASAGGSVDLEFVSADGVESGEVSLDRLEMRLASDVDDRFEVRQGPTLDSIGAESPSLEANTDAIGYFSVTHDAAGSFAETTLTVTVPEEILSDYNGTASDLTVYHHVENEWTPLETAVVDEINEAVTIEATTSGFSAFAVGLDSDETDAEDDSESDAADDADTDEDFADDAADDVETGDSPDDDTDSVPGFSVVVTLLAVIVVALLRLHRNGTAGSRSPPSFR; this is translated from the coding sequence GTGTTCGTTACTGGAGGCGGTAATTTCATAGATTACGGAAGCCCAGACGACACGGCGACGTTCATCATAAACAGCGAGGGGCCGACAATTGAGAACCCATCTCCCGGGGATGGCTCGATCGTCGACGACCCCGAACAGTCGTTCACTGTTGACCTCGCTGACAAAGGGACGACTGTCGACGAGGACTCGATCGACGTTTCCGTGACTGACGCCGATGGATCGGTGCTCACCAACGCCGGACTCGACGATGGAGCCGTCACTTACAGCGACGAGACGCTGACGATCGATCCACCAGAATCGTACTCCGACGGGCCGGTCACTGTAACGATCGACGCAGCCGACGAAACCGGCGAGGACGCCGAACAGTTCACCTCGACGTTCGAGGTCAACAGGAACCCCGGACTCGAGACCGTCGATGTTGCTGCCGACCAAACGGTCGAACAAGGTTCGCCACTCGAGATCGACCTCGAGAACGCCGTCAGCATCGTGGGCAGTCCGTTTACCGGCGAGGCCGACGTCACGTTCGGCGTCGACGCCCTCGACGGTCAAGACGAATCGGTGACCCTTGAAGGGGTTTCCTTCGACGAAAACGGCGCGGCGACCTCACTCGAGGTGCTCGCCGACGGGGCGACGACCGCGCTCTCGGCCCAAACCGAATCGGTCGCCGTGAGTACCGAGCTGACCGATGATACCGATAGCATCGAGGTAACGGTCGAAGCGGTTCCTGACCGGATTACGGGGACCGTTCTCGAGCCGGACGCGATCGACCCTGGCGAGTCGGTGGCCATCGAAGCACAGGTCCTCGACACCGCTGGTGATGGGATCGACGGAGTAGCGGTAACGCTCGAGACGGACGGGGGTGGCACGTTCGACGAGGAGACGGTCACGAGCAGCGAGAACGGCGTGATTACGGGTGCGTACACCGCCGCCATTCAGGACGCAGACGGCGAGGTTACGGTTACGCTCGACGCTGATGGCGCAATCGCTGATGACGGTTCCGTAGCTGTCAATCCCGTTTCCGTCGAGTTCGCACTCGACGAGTCGGCGCTCAACGCCGACGGAACCATCGATGCGGTTAGCGGTGGCGAGGCAAACACGGTCGAGCTGACCGCGACGCTCACGAGTGAGAACCCGATCAACGGAGTCCCGGTCTCATTTTCGCTTGATGGTGTCGACGGCCAGTTGCTCAACACAGCCAGCGAGACTGACGAGCACGGTGAGGCGACTGTCTCTTATGAGGTCGGCGACGGCGACTGGGAGACGGACGTCGAGGTCGGCGTCGAAGTCGACGCGGACTCGACCCTTTCGGCCTCCCAATTAATCGAGGTCTCCGAACCGGAGCTGTCGATCGAGTTCACAGCGGAAACCGAATCGATCAACCCAACGGGTGAGAACGAACTCACCGCGACGGTGACGTTCGAAGCGCCGTTTTCGGCGGACAACCCCCAGGAGGGCGTCGCCGTTGGCTTCTCAACTGACAACGAAGCCACACTCAGCGATGTCGATGGGAGTACCGACGAACACGGGACCGCCAGCACGACGTACAGTCCCGCCGAAGACGACTTTGGTGAGGACGTTACCGTCACCGCGAATCTCCCCGACTCGAGCGGCCAACCCGAGGATCAGGCGGTGTTTGCAGTGGACAATAACGTCGTGATCGATACTACCGTCGACCTCGCGGTCGACGCGCCCGGCGGCGTTGCCATTACGGTCGAACTGCAGGACGAAGCGGGGAATACGGTCACCACTACTGAGGCTGAAACAGTCAATGGCGACGGCGAGGTGTCCGTGATCTTCGGCGAAGATATCGTGCTCGATCCGGGTGAGTATGCGATCGAAGTAACGGATGTCGACGGGGGATACGAGTCGGGTGTGGTCGAGCATCTTGACGATGCTGATGGCGACGAGACGGTAGTTCTCGCGCTCGAGGCAGACGACGTGACGATCGCCGTCGACGGCGAACTCGAACTCGACGCGCCCGAGGACGGCTTCGCGCTCTCCGTGGACGTGGCCGTCCCCGGCAGTTCGGACGGTTCAGCGATCCTTGAACTCGGTCGAGGGGTTAAACAGTTCGAGAAGACGCTCACGGATATCGGCGCGATCGACTTTGGCGATCAGTACACCGTGACGGTCGATGCTGTGGGCTACGACGCAGCCAGCACGACAGTGTACGTTCCGCCTGGCGAGACCGACAGCGTCGACGTCGGACAGCTCGATGCCCAAGACGGGGCGATCGAGGCCGAAGCACGGCTGAACATCAAGGCACCGACAGACGCCTTCGAAGTGACGTACGAACTCGTCGGCGAGGACATTTCGGAGACAGTTCCCGTCGACGAGGGCGAGACTGCGGTCGACCCGGTCGTGTTCGACGACCTCGACCCCAGCTCGGAGTATGAAATCGACGTGAGCGCGGCGGGCTACGACGGTGCCAGCCTGCCAGCCATCGCGTTCGATCCGGGGCAGACGACGTCAGTCGAGTCGGACCTGCTCGAACTGACAGCGCAGGACGGAACCGTCTTGCTCGACGCCGAACTCGATACCGACGCACCGAGCGGTGGCATCAACGTCACGTACGACGTGGGTGGCGACTCCGTCACCGTCGAGTTTGCAGAAGGCGAGACGACACGCTCCCAGCCGGTCTTATTCGAGCCTGTCGAACCGATGAACGCCGACGAGGTATTCTCGGTGTCGGTGAGCGCCGATGGATACGAAAGTACCGTCGTCGAGACGTACGTCGCCCCCGGTGAGACGGTGACACTCGATGGAGACGACCTCCTTCTCGAGGCCGAGTCAGCCACCCTCACCGCCGAGGCCGACCTCAACGTGACCGTTCCCGATGCCGTCCTCGAGTTCGAACTGCGTGACTCGAGCGAAACGGTCCTCGAAATGGAGCAGGTATCCGTCCATGACGGCGATAGTGACGTTGTCATTGAGTTCGACCCCGTCGATGCGCTCGGGTTCGACGACGAGTACACCGTGGCGATCTCGGCAGACGAGTACGAGACGGACGGTGTCGAAGCGACGGCCGAGGCTGTCCCTGGTGGTGTGGAAACGGTGACGTTCGAGGACCCCCTCAAACCCGTCAATTCAACCGTTACCGTCGACGCAACACTCGAGGCAGCTCCCGGTGAGGAGACCGATATCGAGTTCGTGCTGCGAAACGCTGAGACGGACACCGAACTGGCGTCGACAATCGAATCGGCTGGGGCCGCTACGACGGACCTCGAGACAGTGGCCTTCGACCTCGACTTCACCGATGATGACGTCGGCGTCGAAAATGACTACGAGGTTGTCGTCTCCGCTGTCGGTGGAAACGAGAACTACGAGCCAACAGACGTGCAGTTCGGCGAACTGCGACCCAATGAGCACGAACTCGCCGACGATGTTGTCCTCACGGCTGCGGCTGCAACGGTTGATGCACGGGCGACGCTTAACGCCGAACCAGGCGAGGAGACGACGGTGACGTTTTCCCTGGTTGATACTGTGGATGGGCTCGTCGTCGATGAGAGCGAAACCACCGTCGGCGGAGACGAAATCGAGACCGACGAGGTGACGCTCACTGCAGCCTTCAGTGATACGGACGTCGAGACTGGATCCTACGAGGTGATGGCTGTGGCGACCGGTGGAAACCAAGCGTACGGGGCGGATACGATTGCCGTCGATCAAGTTCTGGCACCGGGTGCCGAGCGCACAGTTGAAACGCTATCGCTCGTGCCGGAGCCAGCGACCGTTGAGGTCGACGCCGGCCTCGTCGTCCCACCGGGCGAGGAGACAATCGTCGAGTTCGAACTCCTCGATGCGACTGGTGAGGTAGTCGATCAGAACAACACTGTCGTCGACGCTGAAGCAAACGGGACAGCCCTCGTGATGGTGGCAGCTGACTTCGATGCCGGTGCCCAGACGGGGACCTATACCGTAAATGTCGATGCCGTTGACGGGAACACCGAGTTTGATGCAGCCGAGATCGACGTGGGCACCCTCGTCGTCGGAGCTGAGGTCGATGCCACAGAGACGGTTGAACTCGATGGTGTGGGGTCGATCGTGGGTTCGGTGTCACTCGCTGATGGGACCGCGGCAGTGTTCGACGACGATGACGAAGCGCTCGTCGAGATTACTGCCACGACTGACGCACACAACGAGTCGATACTGACGACCGTCGCGGTCGATCAGTCGGACGCCACGTACGAACTCGAGGACGTCCCGTTCGCCCACTACAACCTCTCCGCGCTCGTCGTCGAGACGGATACCGGCGAGACGACTGACTTCGATATCGACGTTCTCGGTGGCGACGAGGTGACGGTTGCTGGAGAGGCGACCGACGGCCTGAACTTCGAGGCGGCGGGTAACGGAACCGTCGAGGGCACTATCACGTTCGATGAGCGAACCGAGGGCGCACTCGACACGCTCGAACAGGACGATGGTATTACATTCACAGTCGCCCTCGAGGGGGAACACGGGGTGAGCGAGACGCAATCGGTCACCATCTCGGGTGGAACTGCCGCCGGAGACGTCGAGTTCGAGGGAGTTCCGTTCGACGAGTACGCGGTCGCCGTCGATGTCACGGAGACTGACCTCGGACTCGCCGACGACTTCGACCTCACGTTTGCCGACGGAAACACCGTTACACTCGATGCGTCGACAGCCCGGTTCAGCGATGTCGAGGCAGGGGCAACGGGTACTGTCGACGTTCAGGCTGGCATTACTGCTGGCATCGGTGACGTCCTTGCGGATGGCGAACGCATCGAACTCACCTTCACGTTCGAAGACAAACTCGAGGAGCGACGAACGACTACCATCGACGTCGGGATGGACGATCTCGATTCGGAGCCAGCGAACGATACGATTGAGCTTCCGTACGGGACGGTCAACACCACCGCAGTGGTGACGGCGACCGATGTCGGCACCGTCGACGACTTCGATGTCGACACGAACGAGATCGAGTTTGTTGGCGATCGGACCGTCCTTGACAGAGGCACAGAAACGACCAGTGCGCTAATTTCTGGCGAGGGTGCCTTCACAGGGTCGGTAACAGTCGATACCGGCACCGCTGCCGTCCTCGACGATGGTGAACTGACCCTCGAAATCGAAGCCAAAAGCGAGACCGAAGGAGAACGCAACGCAACCGAACTCACGCTCAATTCGACTGCGACTGACGGCGTCGCCTATGAGTTCGAGGAGCTTCCGTTCGCTCCGTACACGGTCTCGATCGACGTCCTCGAGACGGCCGTTGGAGAGCCGAGTGATTTCGACATCAGCTCAGAAGTCGTCTCCGTGATCAGTGCAGAGCAAACGGCCGCCGGATTCGATATCGTCGGTGAAGGAACTGTTACAGGTGAACTCTTCTTCGATAACGAAACAGCCAGCCAATTCGAGGACGATGAAGAGCTCGAGGTCTGGATCTCTGCTGAAAACGAGTCCGAATACATCACCTCCCACACAATCGACGGGAACGTCACCGAACAGGATCCGAGCGAATACACGCTTGCGGCGCCGTTCGGTTCGCAGAACGTTTCTGCAGCGATCAACGGCACCGACGTCGGATCGAGCAATGACTTCGTTGTGGTAGTCGACGATGGTCCAACGGCGATCACGCTCAACGACTCGACTGTGAGTGGTCCGGTGTTCGTGATCGAACCACGTCCCGCCCCGTCCTTGTCCACTGGACCGACGAGTTCGATCTCGGGTGACGTCACCGGCTTCGTTCGAACTGGGGATGATCTCTCAGCGACGGTCACACACAGTGAGCACGGTGACGGCTCCCAGTCCAGTATCGATATCGTCGCATCTGCGGGTGGATCCGTCGACCTCGAGTTCGTCTCGGCGGACGGGGTGGAGTCAGGTGAGGTCAGCCTCGACCGACTCGAAATGCGTCTCGCCAGTGACGTCGACGATCGCTTTGAGGTTCGTCAGGGCCCTACGCTGGATTCCATCGGGGCTGAGTCACCGTCACTTGAGGCCAACACAGACGCGATCGGCTACTTCTCTGTCACACACGACGCTGCTGGCTCATTTGCGGAGACGACACTCACGGTGACGGTCCCTGAAGAGATCCTGTCCGACTACAATGGGACGGCATCGGATCTAACGGTCTATCACCACGTCGAGAACGAGTGGACGCCACTCGAGACCGCAGTTGTGGATGAAATCAACGAGGCGGTCACGATTGAGGCCACCACGTCGGGTTTCTCTGCGTTCGCCGTTGGGCTCGACAGTGACGAGACCGACGCAGAAGACGACTCTGAGAGTGACGCGGCTGACGACGCTGACACTGACGAGGACTTCGCTGATGACGCGGCTGATGATGTCGAGACAGGAGACAGTCCCGATGACGACACTGATAGCGTGCCAGGATTCAGTGTCGTCGTTACACTCCTCGCCGTGATCGTCGTTGCACTCCTCAGACTGCACCGAAACGGTACGGCAGGTTCACGGTCACCACCGTCGTTTCGGTAG
- a CDS encoding helix-turn-helix domain-containing protein, with protein MSNGAGSPRNPVGGEADPFGGDDVLPIEKQRRAHQFLTQETRYHIIQAVLGHPKYLATLDELEYLVPKNRSTIREHLDRLAEKQVVTKYKYRGDEAGQNDPREFWGFTSYGITLLDEYSYLRYVPVLRALQENLYLTKKIERHQDALRPDLPEDVSEALKIPDIDDETEAMIDDVLTARKRGGSRLFDAPPIEPDEDAETEDGADRPLDELF; from the coding sequence ATGAGCAATGGTGCGGGGAGCCCACGAAATCCGGTCGGCGGCGAGGCAGATCCATTTGGTGGTGACGACGTTTTGCCGATCGAGAAACAGCGACGGGCCCACCAATTCCTCACGCAAGAAACCCGCTACCATATCATCCAAGCCGTGCTTGGGCATCCAAAATACTTGGCGACGCTCGACGAACTCGAATACCTTGTGCCCAAGAACCGCTCCACTATTCGGGAGCACCTTGACCGGCTTGCAGAGAAGCAGGTAGTGACGAAGTACAAATACCGTGGAGATGAGGCCGGACAAAATGATCCACGGGAGTTCTGGGGGTTCACCAGCTACGGGATCACCCTCTTAGATGAGTACAGCTACCTCCGGTACGTCCCAGTTCTGCGTGCCCTACAGGAAAATCTCTACCTGACTAAGAAAATCGAACGGCATCAGGATGCGCTCCGACCAGACCTGCCAGAAGACGTGAGTGAAGCCCTCAAAATTCCAGATATAGACGACGAAACAGAGGCAATGATCGATGACGTGCTCACTGCCCGAAAACGCGGTGGTAGCCGACTCTTCGATGCACCCCCTATTGAGCCGGATGAAGACGCCGAGACCGAAGACGGTGCCGACCGTCCTCTCGACGAACTCTTCTAG
- a CDS encoding DUF7437 domain-containing protein, translating to MSQSTTPSEVPIEQLRMLVDLLENPTLARIYTYVLQTDGATVEDMITDLEIPQGTAYDYVRKLEDAGLVTKTREERPYEFTTEPLSITLTTDGEARTITAELVDAVGRRERDTDIDVYLDRHGMDGLATALEYAHEYIDGTVNHRIMARELDVSPMESEIILQALEPVVLQHRNDE from the coding sequence ATGTCGCAGTCTACGACTCCGTCTGAGGTGCCAATTGAGCAACTTCGAATGCTCGTTGATCTGCTGGAAAATCCGACACTCGCTCGGATCTATACTTACGTCCTACAGACTGATGGAGCGACTGTCGAGGACATGATTACCGATCTCGAGATTCCCCAGGGAACGGCCTACGATTACGTGAGAAAACTCGAGGACGCCGGTCTAGTAACGAAGACACGCGAGGAGCGACCATACGAGTTCACAACTGAGCCACTCTCGATCACATTGACGACGGATGGTGAAGCCCGAACGATCACTGCCGAACTTGTCGATGCAGTTGGTCGTCGTGAACGAGACACCGATATTGACGTCTACCTTGATCGCCATGGAATGGACGGCTTGGCAACTGCCCTCGAGTACGCTCACGAATATATCGATGGCACTGTTAACCACCGAATCATGGCCCGTGAACTTGATGTGTCTCCGATGGAATCTGAAATCATTCTTCAGGCACTCGAACCAGTGGTTCTCCAGCACCGAAACGACGAATGA
- a CDS encoding Zn-dependent hydrolase, whose protein sequence is MVEIDTTRLRETFETYSSIGQTDNDGLHRLTLSEEDARVRDQFVSDLEQLGLEVRIDEIGNIFGRREGQSPDAAPVLVGSHLDSQPYGGRFDGQLGVLTALEALRTFEDEEIKHERPIEIVNWTNEEGSRFKPALMGSGTFVGEFSVDKTLAETDADGVTVEEALEAIGYRGDESCEPREEIHSYLELHVEQGPILEDNEVAVGIVDGIYGMAWLEATVHGESDHAGPSPVYSRQDALVAAADVVLNVRRLSSRVADDVVTTVGELEVGPGSINVVPSSAEFTVDVRSYDDDAVAELVSCVENELDAACARENTTYDLEEIWRITHTEFSSVVRESALEAANVLNIPHQQMIGGAGHDASYLNEITDAGMLFVPSVDGKTHNEAEYTEWSDVIGGAKVFTETMRRLAS, encoded by the coding sequence ATGGTAGAGATTGACACTACTAGATTACGAGAAACGTTTGAAACGTACTCATCAATTGGACAGACAGATAACGACGGACTTCACCGATTAACACTCTCTGAGGAGGATGCACGTGTTCGAGACCAGTTCGTCTCAGACCTTGAACAATTAGGACTTGAGGTTCGAATCGACGAGATTGGAAACATATTCGGCAGGCGTGAGGGACAGAGCCCGGACGCCGCGCCAGTGCTCGTCGGTTCACATTTGGATTCGCAACCGTATGGTGGTCGGTTCGACGGACAACTTGGCGTACTGACGGCCCTGGAAGCACTTCGTACGTTCGAAGATGAAGAGATCAAACATGAACGACCGATCGAGATCGTCAACTGGACAAATGAAGAAGGATCACGGTTCAAACCCGCTTTGATGGGGAGTGGGACTTTCGTTGGCGAGTTTAGTGTTGATAAAACTCTGGCAGAGACGGATGCTGACGGTGTGACAGTGGAGGAAGCGCTCGAGGCGATCGGTTACCGTGGCGACGAGTCGTGTGAACCGCGTGAAGAAATTCACTCCTACCTTGAGCTACACGTCGAGCAGGGTCCGATTCTCGAGGACAACGAAGTCGCCGTGGGTATTGTCGATGGGATCTATGGGATGGCGTGGCTCGAAGCAACGGTTCACGGAGAGTCAGATCATGCAGGGCCATCCCCGGTTTATTCCCGGCAAGATGCACTCGTCGCGGCCGCTGACGTGGTCTTGAATGTCAGAAGGTTATCTAGTCGTGTAGCCGACGATGTAGTGACGACCGTCGGTGAACTCGAGGTTGGTCCAGGTTCAATTAATGTAGTTCCATCATCAGCCGAATTTACTGTTGACGTACGTAGTTATGACGACGACGCAGTCGCCGAACTGGTCTCGTGTGTTGAAAACGAACTGGATGCAGCGTGTGCACGCGAAAACACTACGTATGATCTCGAGGAAATTTGGAGAATTACGCATACTGAGTTCTCATCAGTTGTTCGTGAATCCGCACTAGAGGCTGCAAATGTGCTCAACATTCCACACCAGCAGATGATTGGTGGAGCAGGTCACGATGCATCCTACTTGAACGAGATTACAGATGCTGGAATGCTTTTTGTCCCGAGCGTCGACGGGAAAACCCATAATGAGGCAGAGTACACCGAGTGGTCCGACGTCATCGGAGGAGCAAAGGTGTTCACTGAGACGATGCGACGATTAGCTAGTTAG